Proteins from a genomic interval of Demetria terragena DSM 11295:
- the cofC gene encoding 2-phospho-L-lactate guanylyltransferase, with amino-acid sequence MSNAPGSPARTTTWHVIVPVKSRFRAKARLLPPPEIDKPRLALALALDTLEAVLQVIPPERLIVVTEDDEVEAAMARYDVRTVPDPARGLNPAVQAGLAEAVRRDATVPTAVLLGDLPALQPADLSAGLRACAATESALIPDHDGDGSVLMTHHDPSALAPRFGRGSAARHARRCTVLELDLPTLRHDVDDLESLERAVELGVGRFTAEALRDRASGSA; translated from the coding sequence GTGAGCAACGCACCTGGTTCTCCCGCCCGGACGACGACCTGGCATGTCATCGTGCCGGTCAAGAGCCGATTCCGAGCCAAGGCACGGCTGCTCCCCCCGCCCGAGATCGACAAGCCCCGGTTGGCGTTGGCGTTGGCGTTGGACACTCTCGAAGCGGTGCTCCAGGTGATTCCGCCAGAGCGACTGATTGTCGTGACCGAGGATGACGAGGTCGAGGCGGCGATGGCCCGCTACGACGTCCGCACCGTCCCCGACCCGGCACGCGGGCTCAACCCGGCCGTCCAGGCGGGCCTGGCCGAAGCGGTACGCCGCGACGCCACGGTTCCGACGGCGGTGCTCCTCGGCGACCTTCCCGCCCTCCAGCCCGCCGATCTCAGTGCGGGCTTGCGTGCGTGCGCGGCCACCGAGAGTGCGCTCATCCCCGACCACGACGGTGATGGCTCTGTGCTCATGACCCACCATGACCCCAGCGCGCTTGCCCCCAGATTCGGTCGCGGGTCAGCTGCGCGTCACGCACGGCGCTGCACGGTCTTGGAACTCGACCTACCCACTCTGCGGCACGACGTCGACGACCTTGAGTCGCTCGAGCGCGCAGTCGAACTCGGCGTCGGCCGATTCACCGCCGAAGCGCTACGAGACCGGGCCTCAGGGAGCGCCTGA
- a CDS encoding lysophospholipid acyltransferase family protein, with protein MAREPMREDITPMFRRIIAGVRPVLQGLTRQDWSGGEYLPREGGFVIAANHVSYVDPFALGHFLVDHGRAPRFLAKDSLFDMPGLGAVVRGTGQIPVKRNTARAGDAFAAAVQAVRDGACVTVMPEATLSRDPGLWPMTAKSGAARIALETGCPLIPAALWGPQDILWPYDGMRIKVFPRKTMHVHAGPPLDLSDLAPPYERAALRAATDRLMAAITTQLEKIRHENVPVSRVDFHGYLDKSTDEEGRP; from the coding sequence GTGGCACGTGAGCCCATGCGAGAGGACATCACCCCGATGTTTCGGCGAATCATCGCCGGCGTGCGCCCCGTACTCCAGGGCCTGACCCGACAAGACTGGTCGGGTGGTGAATACCTCCCCCGCGAGGGAGGATTCGTCATCGCGGCCAATCACGTGTCCTACGTCGATCCGTTCGCGCTCGGACACTTCCTGGTCGACCACGGCCGTGCACCTCGCTTCCTCGCCAAGGACAGCCTCTTTGACATGCCCGGGCTGGGCGCGGTGGTGCGAGGCACCGGACAAATCCCGGTTAAACGCAACACCGCTCGTGCGGGCGATGCCTTCGCCGCGGCGGTCCAGGCCGTTCGCGACGGTGCCTGCGTGACGGTGATGCCCGAAGCAACCCTGTCCAGGGATCCTGGGCTGTGGCCCATGACGGCCAAGAGCGGCGCCGCCCGGATCGCTCTGGAGACTGGCTGCCCACTCATCCCCGCCGCGTTGTGGGGTCCGCAAGACATTCTGTGGCCCTATGACGGGATGAGGATCAAGGTCTTCCCGCGGAAAACCATGCACGTGCACGCCGGTCCGCCGCTCGACCTTTCAGACCTGGCGCCGCCGTACGAGCGCGCGGCGCTCCGGGCCGCGACAGATCGGCTCATGGCGGCGATCACCACGCAGTTGGAGAAGATTCGGCACGAGAACGTCCCGGTGAGCCGGGTCGACTTCCATGGCTATCTGGACAAAAGCACAGACGAGGAAGGCCGCCCATGA
- a CDS encoding NAD(P)H-dependent glycerol-3-phosphate dehydrogenase, with the protein MTRAAVFGSGSWGTAYAAILADAGCEVTIWARRAEVAAEINETRCNSTYLPDLVLPSSVRATAEPAEAGEDADICVLAVPSQTLRENLAAWGHEIEDDASVVSLMKGIELGTTKRMSEVIVDAGGVDPDRVAVVSGPNLAREIAAKQPAAAVVASTSSRTRARVAEASATPYFRPYTNGDVVGVEIGGAVKNVIALAVGMAKGMGMGDNTMASLLTRGLAETARFGIRLGADPQTFLGLAGVGDLVATCASPLSRNYTFGFKLGQGQTLEEVQATINQTAEGVKSCRSILDLATSVGAEVPIVENVAAVVFEGRKPADVVESLMSRTRKHEQH; encoded by the coding sequence ATGACGCGCGCAGCAGTGTTCGGTAGTGGAAGTTGGGGGACGGCGTATGCGGCCATTTTGGCGGACGCCGGATGCGAGGTGACGATCTGGGCGCGGCGTGCTGAGGTCGCGGCAGAGATTAACGAGACCCGCTGCAACTCAACCTATTTGCCAGACCTGGTGTTGCCGAGCAGCGTGCGGGCCACGGCAGAACCGGCCGAGGCCGGAGAGGACGCAGACATCTGTGTCCTGGCGGTGCCATCGCAGACCCTGCGCGAGAACCTCGCCGCCTGGGGACATGAGATCGAGGACGACGCGAGCGTGGTGTCCCTGATGAAGGGCATCGAACTCGGCACGACCAAGCGAATGAGCGAGGTCATCGTCGACGCCGGGGGCGTCGATCCCGATCGGGTGGCGGTTGTCTCGGGCCCGAACCTGGCACGTGAGATTGCCGCCAAGCAGCCGGCCGCGGCCGTGGTCGCCTCGACCAGTTCTCGCACCCGAGCTCGCGTGGCGGAGGCATCCGCGACGCCGTACTTCCGCCCCTACACCAACGGAGATGTCGTGGGGGTTGAGATTGGCGGCGCCGTCAAAAACGTCATCGCGCTCGCGGTGGGTATGGCCAAAGGCATGGGCATGGGCGACAACACGATGGCCAGCCTGCTCACTCGGGGCTTGGCAGAGACCGCTCGGTTTGGCATCCGACTCGGGGCCGACCCGCAGACCTTCCTCGGCCTGGCAGGGGTCGGCGACCTGGTCGCGACCTGCGCCTCGCCGCTCTCCCGCAACTACACCTTCGGCTTCAAACTCGGACAAGGGCAGACCCTCGAGGAAGTTCAGGCGACGATCAATCAGACCGCCGAAGGTGTGAAGTCATGCCGGTCGATTCTTGACTTGGCGACCAGCGTGGGCGCCGAGGTTCCGATTGTGGAGAACGTGGCCGCCGTGGTCTTCGAGGGGCGCAAGCCGGCCGATGTGGTGGAGTCCCTGATGTCGCGTACCCGAAAGCATGAGCAGCACTAG
- a CDS encoding trans-sulfuration enzyme family protein: MPDGHLSPATRLITGGRPPHIPGASVNTPVEFSSTYRAGGPIDYARVGNPTWSAFEATLGDLEGGACLAFASGMGAIAAACALIGPSAVVVVPQHSYSGTSALLRRREERDGLEVRRVDISDTEAVSAALAGAHLLWIESPTNPMMEIADLPALASAAREAGAISVCDNTFATPLLQRPLEAGVDVVVHSATKFLAGHSDVLLGATVTARTDLHEQLHIHRTLHGAIPGPMETWLALRGLRTLDVRLERACASAATLADRLSAHPRVDRVRYPGFGAVLSIEIAGGLPAAQALEQGVRLWTPATSLGGVESLLERRRRHAAEADTVPEALVRLSVGIEAVADLWSDLEQALENA; this comes from the coding sequence ATGCCCGACGGTCACCTCTCCCCCGCCACCCGTCTCATCACCGGTGGTCGCCCGCCCCATATCCCCGGAGCCAGCGTCAACACTCCGGTCGAGTTCAGTTCGACCTACCGTGCGGGTGGACCCATCGACTACGCCCGTGTCGGTAATCCCACCTGGAGCGCCTTCGAGGCGACCCTCGGCGATCTAGAAGGCGGCGCCTGCCTCGCCTTTGCCTCAGGGATGGGCGCCATCGCCGCCGCGTGCGCACTCATCGGACCCAGTGCGGTCGTCGTCGTGCCTCAACATTCCTACAGCGGGACATCGGCGCTACTTCGTCGCCGCGAGGAACGCGACGGCCTGGAAGTTCGGCGGGTAGACATCAGCGACACCGAAGCCGTCTCCGCCGCACTCGCTGGGGCACACCTGCTGTGGATCGAGTCACCGACTAACCCCATGATGGAAATCGCTGACCTGCCCGCCCTGGCCTCGGCGGCACGGGAAGCCGGGGCAATTTCGGTGTGCGACAACACCTTTGCGACTCCTCTCCTTCAGCGACCGCTCGAGGCAGGTGTCGACGTTGTCGTCCACTCCGCCACGAAGTTCCTTGCTGGTCATTCCGATGTCCTGCTCGGCGCGACGGTGACCGCCCGTACGGACCTGCATGAGCAACTACACATTCACCGCACCCTGCACGGCGCCATCCCCGGTCCGATGGAGACCTGGTTGGCGCTGCGTGGGCTGCGCACCCTTGACGTACGGCTTGAGCGTGCCTGCGCCAGCGCCGCGACCTTGGCCGACAGGTTGTCCGCCCATCCGCGCGTTGACCGCGTGCGCTATCCCGGATTTGGCGCGGTGCTGTCGATTGAGATCGCGGGCGGACTTCCCGCGGCACAGGCACTTGAACAGGGCGTACGCCTGTGGACGCCAGCGACCAGCCTCGGCGGCGTCGAGTCTCTTCTGGAACGGCGCCGCCGGCATGCCGCTGAAGCGGACACCGTTCCCGAGGCGCTGGTGCGCCTCAGCGTGGGGATTGAGGCAGTCGCGGATTTGTGGTCTGACCTGGAGCAAGCCTTGGAAAACGCCTAG
- a CDS encoding D-alanine--D-alanine ligase family protein codes for MSDNEQIQAGDGVKTRVAVVFGGRSSEHAVSCSTAAAVLQAIDRDRFEVLPIGIDRTGRWLLVADDPEPLRLTPTQRPEVRGEVAVTMVTGSRTLIVREPGQPPVELAGVDVVLPLLHGPFGEDGTLQGLLELSDTRYVGSGVAASAVMMDKHLMKVVFSAAGLPVGAYAVITDKEWRRDKEAAMDPVSALGWPVFVKPARAGSSVGITKVDRVEELEDAIEAAREHDPKVIVEAALPGREIECGVLEGRGSDAPRASEVGEIEVVSNHTFYDFEAKYLDASDVRLSCPAELPREIADEVRTLSVKAFEAAGCEGLARVDWFFEPGGRLVLNEINTMPGFTPSSMFPQVWKASGLDYTALITELIELAQERLLGLR; via the coding sequence ATGAGTGACAACGAGCAGATACAGGCCGGGGATGGCGTGAAGACGCGGGTAGCAGTGGTGTTTGGCGGCAGATCATCCGAGCATGCGGTGTCGTGCTCGACTGCGGCGGCGGTGCTGCAGGCCATCGACCGAGACCGCTTTGAGGTCCTCCCGATCGGTATCGATCGCACGGGCCGCTGGCTGCTGGTAGCCGACGATCCAGAGCCGCTACGGCTGACTCCCACCCAGCGCCCGGAGGTGCGCGGTGAGGTGGCCGTCACCATGGTGACCGGATCCCGCACCCTCATCGTGCGAGAGCCCGGCCAGCCACCGGTGGAGTTGGCGGGGGTCGACGTGGTCCTTCCGTTGCTCCACGGCCCGTTCGGTGAGGACGGCACCTTGCAGGGCTTGCTGGAACTCTCCGACACCCGTTACGTCGGGTCCGGTGTCGCGGCATCCGCGGTGATGATGGACAAGCACCTGATGAAGGTCGTCTTCAGTGCCGCTGGGCTGCCGGTAGGCGCCTACGCGGTGATCACTGACAAGGAGTGGCGCCGCGATAAGGAAGCCGCAATGGACCCCGTGTCGGCGCTGGGTTGGCCTGTTTTCGTGAAGCCCGCGCGTGCTGGATCCAGCGTGGGTATCACGAAGGTCGACCGAGTCGAAGAACTCGAAGATGCGATCGAGGCGGCGCGGGAGCACGACCCCAAGGTCATCGTCGAGGCGGCGCTGCCCGGACGCGAGATCGAGTGCGGCGTACTCGAAGGACGCGGCAGCGACGCACCCCGGGCCAGTGAGGTCGGTGAGATCGAGGTCGTGTCCAACCACACGTTCTACGACTTCGAGGCGAAATACCTCGATGCCAGCGATGTGCGCCTGTCGTGCCCGGCTGAGCTCCCACGAGAGATCGCCGACGAGGTCAGAACGCTATCCGTGAAGGCCTTCGAAGCGGCCGGGTGCGAGGGCCTGGCCCGCGTCGACTGGTTCTTCGAGCCAGGCGGTCGCCTCGTCCTCAACGAGATCAACACCATGCCGGGCTTCACACCGAGTTCGATGTTCCCGCAGGTCTGGAAGGCCTCCGGGCTGGATTACACAGCCCTGATCACCGAGTTGATTGAGCTCGCCCAAGAGCGACTCCTCGGCCTGCGCTGA
- a CDS encoding DUF3515 family protein, with protein MHRRSRLIVGAVLTAGVATGCSSTVEVAIPNKAGDPRCASVAKHWPVTVAQQSAREVSSDSPAVRAWGDPPIVARCGLTSPGPTTDPCVDASGVDWVAHDLDDGTAFVTYGRDPAIEVLVPKDYAPEPLALGAFASAAKQIPQGEHRCTASGRAR; from the coding sequence ATGCACCGTCGTTCACGTTTAATCGTTGGCGCGGTCCTGACAGCAGGCGTCGCCACCGGATGCTCCTCGACGGTCGAGGTTGCCATCCCGAACAAGGCTGGTGATCCACGGTGCGCCTCGGTCGCGAAGCACTGGCCGGTCACCGTCGCCCAGCAGTCGGCCCGCGAGGTCAGTTCGGACTCACCTGCCGTACGCGCCTGGGGCGATCCGCCGATCGTTGCCCGCTGCGGCCTGACGTCACCGGGACCGACCACGGATCCGTGCGTGGATGCGTCGGGGGTGGATTGGGTCGCCCACGACCTAGATGACGGCACGGCCTTCGTGACGTACGGCCGCGACCCCGCCATCGAGGTGCTAGTCCCGAAGGATTACGCCCCCGAACCGCTGGCTCTTGGCGCTTTCGCCAGCGCCGCGAAACAGATTCCGCAGGGCGAGCACCGGTGCACGGCATCGGGGCGTGCGCGCTGA
- a CDS encoding Lrp/AsnC family transcriptional regulator — translation MVQAYILIQTDMGKATDVSTACREIDGVVSAEDVTGGYDVIVRIEARTVDELGKLVLAKIQRIAGIVRTQTCTVVHV, via the coding sequence ATGGTCCAGGCGTACATCCTCATCCAGACCGACATGGGCAAGGCGACCGACGTCTCCACTGCATGCCGCGAGATTGACGGAGTGGTGTCCGCTGAGGATGTCACCGGCGGGTACGACGTCATCGTGCGCATTGAAGCCAGAACGGTCGATGAACTGGGCAAATTGGTCCTGGCCAAAATTCAGCGCATCGCCGGGATCGTGCGCACCCAGACATGCACCGTCGTTCACGTTTAA
- a CDS encoding thiamine-phosphate kinase has product MSDHEPTKRRLADLSEDDLLAEIFPLLPTSPQTVIGPGDDTALVSSAGGRVLATTDTMVRGRDWLDEWSSGADVGAKAVAQNVADIAAMGGQATGLLVTLVADPQTPLEWVLDMARGLGEAARAIDVAVLGGDLSSAPEGVLMVSVTALGELDGDPVLRSGARVGDVIAVAGTLGRSAAGLALLQQGRGGEAPDLVAFHCRPRPPFEQGPEARQAGATAMLDLSDGLIRDAGRIAKSSGVCLAFRTAALSADVQRLAPSVGQSAALESVLTGGEEHSLLACFGPSVPLPQGWRIVGDVVEGEGVTVDGKARSRGGWDHFTP; this is encoded by the coding sequence GTGAGTGACCATGAGCCGACGAAACGTCGACTAGCCGATCTGAGTGAGGATGACCTCCTCGCGGAGATCTTTCCGCTTCTTCCCACGTCTCCGCAGACCGTGATCGGACCCGGCGATGACACCGCATTGGTGAGTTCGGCGGGCGGTCGGGTGCTGGCGACCACCGACACGATGGTCCGCGGTCGGGACTGGCTGGATGAGTGGTCGAGCGGGGCGGATGTTGGTGCCAAGGCGGTCGCCCAGAACGTCGCCGACATCGCGGCCATGGGAGGGCAGGCGACCGGTTTGTTGGTCACCTTGGTTGCCGACCCGCAGACCCCGCTGGAATGGGTGCTGGACATGGCCCGCGGCCTGGGCGAGGCGGCGCGGGCCATCGACGTCGCTGTCCTCGGCGGCGACCTGTCATCTGCACCCGAGGGCGTCCTGATGGTGTCTGTGACAGCGCTCGGCGAGCTTGACGGTGACCCGGTCCTGCGCTCTGGAGCTCGGGTCGGCGACGTGATCGCTGTGGCGGGGACTCTCGGACGTTCAGCGGCAGGTTTGGCGCTGTTGCAGCAGGGGCGTGGTGGCGAGGCGCCCGATCTGGTGGCGTTTCATTGCCGCCCTCGGCCGCCCTTCGAGCAGGGCCCGGAAGCGCGCCAAGCGGGGGCCACCGCGATGCTTGACCTCAGCGACGGGCTGATTCGCGACGCCGGTCGGATCGCCAAGTCCAGCGGGGTGTGCCTGGCCTTTCGCACCGCGGCGCTGTCCGCTGATGTTCAGCGGTTGGCCCCCTCTGTCGGGCAGAGCGCCGCGCTGGAATCCGTCCTCACCGGAGGCGAGGAACATTCGCTTTTGGCGTGTTTCGGGCCGTCCGTTCCACTACCCCAAGGTTGGCGCATCGTCGGCGACGTGGTCGAGGGGGAAGGCGTCACGGTTGACGGGAAGGCGCGATCCCGAGGCGGCTGGGATCACTTCACACCGTGA
- a CDS encoding methyltransferase domain-containing protein — translation MPSDAGRYTHGHAESVLRSHRWRTAENSCAYLLPRLQPGQSLLDLGAGPGTITCDLAARVSPGQVTAVEANADAADVTRAGVAGVSAPAVSVVVSDAHHLDLPDDSFDITHAHQVLQHVADPIQVLREMARVTVPGGTIAVRDSDYAAFAWWPHDDRLDRWMSLYQKAARSNGGEPNAGRRLLAWAHSAGLRDIVASGSSWCLATPDDRAWWGGMWADRILQSALTDQLLSEGWSDQLELQAISQAWQDWADHSDGWINIFSAELLITV, via the coding sequence AAAATTCCTGCGCCTACCTGTTGCCGCGCCTTCAGCCGGGACAGTCACTCTTGGACCTTGGTGCCGGACCCGGGACGATCACCTGCGACCTTGCCGCGCGGGTCTCACCCGGCCAGGTCACCGCGGTAGAGGCGAACGCCGACGCGGCTGATGTCACGAGAGCCGGGGTTGCCGGTGTCAGCGCGCCGGCAGTCTCGGTCGTGGTGAGCGATGCTCATCACCTCGATCTGCCAGATGACTCTTTCGACATCACGCACGCACATCAGGTGCTCCAGCACGTCGCAGACCCGATTCAGGTCTTGCGCGAGATGGCCCGAGTCACCGTGCCCGGCGGGACCATCGCCGTACGCGACAGTGACTACGCAGCTTTCGCTTGGTGGCCTCACGACGACCGCCTAGACCGATGGATGTCGCTCTACCAGAAGGCTGCTCGCAGCAACGGCGGTGAACCTAACGCGGGCCGCAGGCTGCTGGCCTGGGCTCACTCGGCCGGTCTGCGGGATATCGTCGCTTCCGGCTCATCGTGGTGCCTCGCGACACCCGATGATCGCGCGTGGTGGGGTGGGATGTGGGCTGATCGCATCCTTCAATCGGCACTCACCGACCAACTGCTGTCCGAAGGTTGGTCGGATCAGCTTGAGCTGCAGGCGATTTCGCAGGCTTGGCAGGATTGGGCGGACCACTCCGACGGTTGGATCAACATCTTCAGCGCTGAACTCCTCATCACGGTGTGA